One genomic window of Sphingobacterium oryzagri includes the following:
- a CDS encoding n-acetylglutamate synthase produces MFNYHNKTFFTVGNTENGETSSETIFYYKQEGNMVTADYSGGRIIRGHLIGLVNADGEIDMRYHQINLDNKLMTGRCKSTPELLPTGKIRLHEDWEWTSGERSKGRSIIEEV; encoded by the coding sequence ATGTTCAACTATCATAACAAAACTTTTTTCACCGTAGGGAATACGGAAAATGGGGAAACATCTTCCGAGACAATATTTTATTATAAACAAGAGGGTAATATGGTGACAGCAGATTATAGTGGCGGACGAATAATTCGGGGACATTTGATCGGTTTGGTAAATGCTGATGGCGAGATCGACATGCGCTACCACCAGATAAATCTAGACAATAAATTGATGACTGGGCGATGTAAGTCTACGCCAGAGCTTCTTCCGACTGGAAAAATTAGGCTGCATGAAGATTGGGAATGGACTTCAGGAGAGCGATCTAAAGGTCGGTCGATTATCGAAGAGGTTTGA
- a CDS encoding antibiotic biosynthesis monooxygenase family protein: MITEIAILNVKPAKAATFEKDFQLAGQYISSIDGYITHSLSKCMEVANQYILLVEWETLEAHEVGFRQSAQYQKWKALLHDYYEPFPQVLHYKKIL, from the coding sequence ATGATAACAGAAATTGCCATATTAAATGTAAAGCCCGCTAAAGCAGCTACCTTTGAAAAAGACTTTCAGCTTGCCGGACAATATATCTCCTCTATTGACGGCTATATAACGCATTCGTTAAGTAAATGTATGGAGGTCGCGAACCAATACATCCTGTTGGTAGAGTGGGAAACGCTGGAAGCACATGAAGTCGGGTTTCGACAATCCGCGCAATATCAAAAATGGAAGGCGCTACTGCACGATTATTACGAACCTTTTCCGCAGGTGTTGCATTACAAAAAAATCTTGTAG